From Rutidosis leptorrhynchoides isolate AG116_Rl617_1_P2 chromosome 3, CSIRO_AGI_Rlap_v1, whole genome shotgun sequence, a single genomic window includes:
- the LOC139897151 gene encoding uncharacterized protein, translated as MGFSRLLLQVSRQHLQLRNVKNLYPCSYHTSLMFASNKGITNESVASYAFNCQEFNSQHRSSLMMSSRALYSSDASSIEVSPKEAELELYAKTPKELHDKIIKSITDQKTAPRNSWLWALIVNCDNREDIKLLFNVLENLRKFRLSSLRISKNFNENICRYVSHVCVSRGATDFAKKTLWKHNVYGLTPSVASAHNILLYAKKHNDVKLMVDVMKLLKANDLPLQPGTADIIFSICYNTNSWDLMCKYAKRFVKAGVKLRRTSFDTWMTFAAKLGDVDSLWKVEKLRSEVMKTHTIGSCFSCAKGLLLERKPEESAAIIQVITQTFPEAKKSEIMLEIERLVNKWPLEVLKNRKDEDKMALAAGLLEDIPAMISSLRGLGVKTDVKLEDSTKRAF; from the exons ATGGGTTTTAGCCGCCTTCTGTTACAG GTTTCGAGGCAGCACTTACAGTTGAGGAATGTGAAAAACTTATATCCATGTTCTTATCATACTTCACTAATGTTCGCAAGCAATAAAG GAATCACTAATGAAAGTGTTGCCTCATATGCATTCAACTGTCAAGAATTCAACTCTCAACATCGTTCATCCCTGATGATGTCATCAAGAGCATTGTATTCTTCAGACGCTAGTTCGATTGAAGTTAGTCCCAAAG AGGCTGAACTGGAATTGTATGCTAAAACTCCTAAGGAATTGCATGATAAAATCATCAAATCAATAACAGATCAAAAAACAGCACCACGTAACAGTTGGTTGTGGGCCCTCATAGTAAACTGTGATAATCGTGAAGACATTAAACTTCTATTTAATGTCTTGGAGAACCTTCGGAAATTT AGACTATCAAGTCTTCGAATTTCTAAAAACTTCAACGAGAATATTTGCCGATATGTATCACATGTGTGTGTATCACGTGGAGCTACTGACTTTG CCAAGAAGACACTTTGGAAACACAATGTGTACGGATTAACTCCTAGTGTTGCATCTGCTCATAATATActg TTGTATGCTAAGAAACACAATGATGTTAAACTGATGGTGGATGTAATGAAACTATTGAAAGCAAACGATTTGCCCCTGCAACCTGGTACTGCAGATATTATTTTTAG CATTTGTTACAACACTAATAGTTGGGATTTGATGTGCAAGTATGCCAAACGTTTCGTCAAGGCTGGAGTTAAACTGAGACGAACGTCATTTGATACTTGGATGACATTTGCTGCCAAACTAG GAGATGTTGATAGCTTATGGAAGGTTGAGAAATTAAGATCGGAAGTTATGAAGACACACACAATTGGTAGCTGTTTTTCGTGTGCTAAG GGTTTACTGCTTGAACGTAAACCCGAAGAATCAGCTGCAATAATTCAAGTCATCACCCAG ACGTTCCCGGAGGCAAAAAAGAGCGAGATAATGTTAGAGATTGAAAGGCTCGTTAACAAATGGCCTTTGGAGGTTTTAAAGAATCGAAAAGATGAGGACAAAATG gcTTTGGCTGCTGGTTTGCTAGAAGATATCCCTGCAATGATCTCGAGTCTTCGAGGTTTGGGTGTAAAGACGGACGTGAAATTGGAAGATTCTACCAAAAGAGCTTTCTga